From Lysobacter lycopersici:
CGTGGCACGCGTGCGCGACCTCTGGAGTTTGGGCCGAGCAGGATCTCGAATTCATGGCGCGGTGCAGGATGCAATCCGCCATGTGGCGCGCAAAGGAACCTTATCGTCGGAAGATAACTGCTACCTACTCAAGGGCGCTCCTGTCCGGGTGCGCGACCGATCGAATGCCGAATCGCGAACGCTGAAGAAGCCTGAGTTGTTGCCACCACAGGAGATCCATGAGGCAATCATCCGGCTCGCGCGTGACTCCCATGGGGTACGTCGGGGCGAAGTGGCGACGGCGGTTTCTCGAATGTTGGGCTTTCAGGCAACCAGTCAGCAGCTTCGCGACCGAATTGAGCAAGGAATAGATGCGCTCATCAGGGATGCGCGTCTTGAGCTCGATGGCGATGCATTGGTAAGAAAAGCATGAGCCTCGCTCTTCGGCGCCGAGTCATGGGGTTTTTGTTCGTGTGAACCGCGATCTTTACGCTTTGTGCCCACACAACGAACACCCCTCGCTCCACTCGCTGCTGCCGTCGACGTAGTGCTCCCGCTTCCAGATCGGTGCGCGGTGCTTCACGCCCTCGATCACCGCGCGGCAGGCGCGGAACGCCTCGTCGCGGTGGCGGCTGCCGGCCGCGACCACGACTGCGATGTCGCCGACCTCGAGCCGCCCATGCGTGTGCGCGACGTAGACGCGCAGTTCCGGGGCGATGTCGGCGAAGGCTTCGCGCGCCAGCGCCTCGAACGTGGTGCGCACCAAGGGTTCGAACAGGTCGTACTCCACCGCGACCACGTCGCGGCCGTGGTTGTGGCGGCGCACGCGGCCGACGAACAAGGCTTGGCCGCCGAATTCCTCGTGCGTCACGAATTCCAGCGCGCGCGCCGGATCGAGCGCCGCGTCGCGCGGCGCGGCGACGAGCGCACGAATAGCGGAGATGTCGACCGTGTCCATGCGCTCAACCACCGTTGACCGGAGGAATCACCGCGATGCGTCCATCCGCGGGCAGCGCATCGCCATCGCGCAGCAACGCGCTTTCGCTGGCGAAGGCGGTGCTGCGCAGCAGGCCCGGCGTGCATGCGGGCCAGTGCGAGGCGGCGTGCGCGGCCAGGGCTTCGCGCGCGGCGGCGACGTTGGCGCCGTCGGCGACATCGAGTTCCAGCAACGCTTGCGGCTGGAAATCGCGGAACGGTCCGAACAATTGCACCTGCAGTTTCAAGTTCCACTCCCAAGCAATGCCGCCTGCATGTGCGAAGGCGGCAGCACGTCGACCAGGGTGCCGGCGGAAACCCGTTCCCCATCTTCCGGCAACAGCATCCACACGTTCGCTTCGCGCAACGGCGCGATGCGGAACGATTCCTGCCCGCGCAGCGGCTGCACGCGCACGCCGCCATCGGCGTGGAGGCGCAGCGCCGCCTTCTGGATCGAGGCGTTGCCGGGCTTCTTGCGCGCGTCCTCCGCCAGCGGCAGGCGCCAGCGCGTTTCGTCGGGCATGCCGAGCATGCGCCGCAATGCGGCTTCGACCAGCAGGCGCTGGCCGACCGCGGTGGAGATCGGATTCCCCGGCAGGCCGAAGAACAACGCGCCCTGCGGCAAGATCGCGAACAATTGCGGCTTGCCGGGACGCATGCGCAGCTTGTGGAACACGGTTTCCGCGCCAAGCATGGCCAGCGCTTCGGGCACGAAATCGTAGCGACCCATCGACACCGCGCCGGTGCTGATCACCGCATCGACGCCGAGCGCGAGCGCATCGCGCACTGCGGCGACGAAGGTTTCGACATCGTCCGGCAAGGTCGCACGGCGCACGACTTCGGCGCCGGCTTCGCGCAATTTCGCTTCGAGGTAGGGCCCGTTGCTGTCGCGGATTTCGCCGGAGGCGAGTTCGCGCCACGGATCTGCGACCAGTTCGCGTCCGGTGGCGAACACCGCGACGCGCGGTTTCCTGCGTACTGCGACTTCGCGCACGCCCAACGCATCGAGCAGCATGCAGGCGAATGGGTCGAGAACGACGCCCGCCGCGAGCGCGACGGCGCCGGCGAGCATGTCTTCGCCGCCGCGGCGCACATGCTGGCCGAATGCGGCATCAGACTTGATGCGGATGCGCGAAGGACGTTGCGCGTCGTCGCGTTCCAGCACTTCGACATCCTCGACCGGAACCACGCTGTCGAAACCATCCGGCATGCGCGCACCGGTCATGATCTCGCAGGCTTCGCCACGGGCCGCGCGCGCGACGTCGCCGGCGGCCTGTTCGCCTTCGACCGCGAATTCGCTGCCGGCGGCAATCGCGTTTCCGTTCGCACGCAAGGCGAAGCCGTCCATCGCCGAGTTGTCGAACGGCGGCAGCGACATCGGTGCGACCACGTCTTCGGCCAGAACGCGTCCGCGCGCGTCCGCCAGCGCGACGCGCTCCGCCGACAGCGCGCTCGATGCCGCGCGAATGCGCGCGATCGCCTCTTCGACGCCGATCATGCCGAGGCCGGTTCCTGCGGACGGTAATGCGCCTCTTCCTCCGCGCTCATGCCGTCCGGATGCCGCCACAGGCCTTTCTTGCCGCCCTGCTTGAACAGCAGGCGCACGTTTTCGATCGCGAGCGCAGGCTGCACCGGCTTGGCCAGGTCGTAGATGGTGAGCAATGCGGCATTCACGCCGGCCAGCGCCTCCATTTCCACGCCGGTGCGCGCCTGCGTCGCGGCTTCGCAATAGACGCGGATCGCGTTGCGCTCGGGCACCGGCACGCAGCGCACGGCGACGAATTCCAGCGCCAGCGGATGGCATAGCGGCATCAACGCGCTCGCCTGCTTCGCGCCCTGCAGGCCGGCGATTTCTGCCATCGCCAGCGCATCGCCTTTCGGCAGGCGTCGTTCGACGATGGCGGCATATGCGTCGCCGGCGCGCAGTTCGCCGACTGCGACCGCGCGCCGCGCGGTGATCGCCTTGGCGCGCACGTCGGCCATGTGGAATCCGGATGTGTTCGCGGATGCGTTCGACAAACTCAACCCCCGATGGATGCCAGGTGCGGCACCAGCCCGGTCTGGCCCTGGTGCAGGCGGTGCGCGTCGCGCTTGATGCCGAGCTGGCGCGAGATCGTGGCGCACAAGAGCTCGTGTTGAGAATCGTCCTGCAATAGCGGGCGCAGCGGAATGCCGATTTCGCCGAACAGGCACAGGCGCAGGTCGCCCTTCGCGGTCACGCGCAGGCGATTGCAGCTGGCGCAGAAATCGCGCGCGTAGGGCGCGATCACGCCGATGCGCCCGGCGTAATCCGGATGCGCGTATTCGATCGCAGGCCCGGCATCGGCCGCGCGCGGCTGCGCGCGCCAGCCGGCGGCTTCGAGTTGCGATTGCAGGGCTTCGGCGCGGACGTGGTGGCGTTCGAAATAGTCGCGATTGTCGCCGGTCTGCATCAGCTCGATGAAGCGGATGGCGATGTCGCGTTCGCGCAGGTAATCGAGCCACGCCGGAAGCTGCTCGTCGTTCAGGCCGCGCAGCAGCACCGCGTTGAGTTTGACCGCATCGAAGCCAAGGCCAAGCGCGTCCTCGACACCGGCGAGGATGTCGTCGAGGCGGTCGTGACCGGTGATGGCGGCGAAGCGTTCGCGGTCGAGGCTGTCGACGCTCACGTTCAAGGCGGTCAGCCCCGCGGCGCGCCAGTCGCGCACCTGCCTGCGCAGCAGCACGCCATTGGTCGTCATCGCGATCTTTTCGATCTCCGGCACCGACGCGGCCAGCGCGATGACATCGACCAGATCCTTGCGCAGCGTCGGTTCGCCGCCGGTCAGGCGCAGCTTGCGCATGCCGAGCGCGGCGAACGCGCGCAGCAGGCGTTCGATTTCCGGCAGCGACAACAGCGACGGCTGCCCGTGCGCGGCGTGGTGGCCGTCGGGCAGGCAGTAGCCGCAGCGGAAGTTGCAGGCTTCCAGCAGCGACAGCCGCAGGTACGGAAAGCTGCGACCGAAACGGTCGGCCAGCATCGCCATCAACCAACTCCTGTCCAGGGCGCGTCCTGCGCGGGTGGCGATGGCGTTTCCCCCATCGCCCGGCGGCCTCGCGGGCCACGGCCGCGCGCCATGCCCGGCCGGGCGCAGGCGAAGCGGCTTCGGAGCGTCGCCGGCGCGAACCGGCGACGTCGCCAGTTTACGCCGCGGGCGCGAACGCGGCGTATCCTGCGCGCCCCGCATTCGCGACACGCGCATGGACATCTTCAAGGTCTTCACCCTCGAGGCCGCGCACCGGCTGCCGAACGTGCCGCCGGGGCACAAGTGCGCGCGCCTGCACGGGCATTCGTTCCGGGTGGAGATCCATGTGCGCGGCGAACCGGGCGCCGACAGCGGCTGGGTGATGGATTTCGCCGAGCTCAAGGCCGCGTTCAAGCCGCTGTACGAACAGCTCGACCACCATTACCTCAACGAGGTGCCCGGCCTCGAGAACCCGACCAGCGAACGGCTGGCGGCCTGGATCTGGGAGCACCTGGCCCCATCGCTGCCCCTGCTGGCCGAGGTCGTGGTCCACGAAACCTGCACCTCGGGCTGCCGTTACCGCGGGCCCGGCGCGGTCTGATCCACGTAACCATCTGTTCTGAAAGGGAAAACCGCTTTCCCTGAATCGCGTTCCCATGGCTTGTTGCATTGCAACAAAAGTGGCGCTATGCTGCACCGCACAAACCGGCAATCCCGCCGGCGCCACGCAGGAATCCGCCATGTACACGATCAACGATCAATTCGCCAAGGCGTCGCGCCAGTTCGCCGACAACGCCGCCCAGGCCAACCGCCTCCTGCTGCAGAACGCCGAGAACGCGTTCGCGCTGCAGCTGGCCACCCTCGAAGAGAACACCAACGCCGCCTTTGCCTTCATCGGTGAAGTGGTCGAGGCCCGCGATTTCGACGCGCTCAAGACCGTGTGGCCGAAGGGCCTGCAGGTCGCGCGCGAGTCCGCCGAGCGCAACGTGGGCACCGCCCAGGAAGTCTTCGGCAACACGCTGAAGGCGGGCGAGGCCATCGGCCGCATCGCCAAGGGCCAGTTCGAAACCGCCGCCGCGGAAGTCCAGGCCGAAGTCGGCAAGGCGACCAAGGCCGCCAAGAAGGCGACCCGCTAAGTCTCTCTCCCCAAGGAATCGCGCGGTCTCCCCCGAGCCGTGCATCCGTGGTGACCCGGCAGCGCGAGCTGCCGGGTTTTTTTGTGGCTGCCGATTTCCATGTCCGCTTTCCGCCCCATTCCACGCATAAGCGGAAAACCCGCCATGCCGGCGGGATCATCGAACGGGGAAATCCATGCGCAACTTTCGACTTCCTGCCGTGCTTGCCGGCCTCATGGGGGCCTGTGGCATGGCGACTACCCCAACGGCCGATGCGAACACCCTGTCCCTGTACATGACCGTGCAAGGCGCGAGCTGCCAATTGAGCATCCCCACCACCAATACCGGCGTGCGCCCCAAGGCCATCGGTTTCCGCAACGAATCGACCACCACCGGCAACTTCGTGATTTGCCCGGTGTCATCGCCTACGGATCAGGGCGGGACTACCTTCGGCCCATTCGATTTGGTGGCGATCGTCATCCACAGCATGGACGGCATGGCGCACAACGTGAGCTGCACCGCGGTCACGGGCCAAGGCCTCAATCCCGGCTATCCGTTGGTCTATTCGTCCAAGACCGTCGAAGTGCCAGCCGATGCGAGTCTGGCCGGTAGCGCCTCTTGGTTATCCGATGATTTCGGCCAGCCGGGCACCACACAGATCAAGGGAA
This genomic window contains:
- a CDS encoding molybdenum cofactor biosynthesis protein MoaE, giving the protein MDTVDISAIRALVAAPRDAALDPARALEFVTHEEFGGQALFVGRVRRHNHGRDVVAVEYDLFEPLVRTTFEALAREAFADIAPELRVYVAHTHGRLEVGDIAVVVAAGSRHRDEAFRACRAVIEGVKHRAPIWKREHYVDGSSEWSEGCSLCGHKA
- a CDS encoding MoaD/ThiS family protein — encoded protein: MKLQVQLFGPFRDFQPQALLELDVADGANVAAAREALAAHAASHWPACTPGLLRSTAFASESALLRDGDALPADGRIAVIPPVNGG
- a CDS encoding molybdopterin molybdotransferase MoeA; the protein is MIGVEEAIARIRAASSALSAERVALADARGRVLAEDVVAPMSLPPFDNSAMDGFALRANGNAIAAGSEFAVEGEQAAGDVARAARGEACEIMTGARMPDGFDSVVPVEDVEVLERDDAQRPSRIRIKSDAAFGQHVRRGGEDMLAGAVALAAGVVLDPFACMLLDALGVREVAVRRKPRVAVFATGRELVADPWRELASGEIRDSNGPYLEAKLREAGAEVVRRATLPDDVETFVAAVRDALALGVDAVISTGAVSMGRYDFVPEALAMLGAETVFHKLRMRPGKPQLFAILPQGALFFGLPGNPISTAVGQRLLVEAALRRMLGMPDETRWRLPLAEDARKKPGNASIQKAALRLHADGGVRVQPLRGQESFRIAPLREANVWMLLPEDGERVSAGTLVDVLPPSHMQAALLGSGT
- the moaA gene encoding GTP 3',8-cyclase MoaA — translated: MAMLADRFGRSFPYLRLSLLEACNFRCGYCLPDGHHAAHGQPSLLSLPEIERLLRAFAALGMRKLRLTGGEPTLRKDLVDVIALAASVPEIEKIAMTTNGVLLRRQVRDWRAAGLTALNVSVDSLDRERFAAITGHDRLDDILAGVEDALGLGFDAVKLNAVLLRGLNDEQLPAWLDYLRERDIAIRFIELMQTGDNRDYFERHHVRAEALQSQLEAAGWRAQPRAADAGPAIEYAHPDYAGRIGVIAPYARDFCASCNRLRVTAKGDLRLCLFGEIGIPLRPLLQDDSQHELLCATISRQLGIKRDAHRLHQGQTGLVPHLASIGG
- the queD gene encoding 6-carboxytetrahydropterin synthase QueD, producing the protein MDIFKVFTLEAAHRLPNVPPGHKCARLHGHSFRVEIHVRGEPGADSGWVMDFAELKAAFKPLYEQLDHHYLNEVPGLENPTSERLAAWIWEHLAPSLPLLAEVVVHETCTSGCRYRGPGAV
- a CDS encoding phasin family protein, which encodes MYTINDQFAKASRQFADNAAQANRLLLQNAENAFALQLATLEENTNAAFAFIGEVVEARDFDALKTVWPKGLQVARESAERNVGTAQEVFGNTLKAGEAIGRIAKGQFETAAAEVQAEVGKATKAAKKATR